One segment of Verrucomicrobiia bacterium DNA contains the following:
- a CDS encoding ATP-binding cassette domain-containing protein has translation MAAVIEVHNLSKSFRTYKKEPGLAGALKGLFRRRYETVRAVQEISFAIQEGELVGFVGPNGAGKTTTLKMLAGLLYPSAGSARVLGYVPWDRPDGYRRQFALLLGQKNQLWWDLPARESFELNRHIYGLDRADFERTVSELAALLGVADKLAVMVRELSLGERMKMELIAALLHHPRVLLLDEPTLGLDVVSQKTVRDFLRHHNATTRTTILLTSHYMADIQALCERVIIIDHGRLFFDGRLEEVLERYASDKLITIELGPGGPPPAAHLARHGELLELTAARVRLRVPRDQVIPVCKALLDELPVKDIDIEEPPIEEIVRRLFARQ, from the coding sequence GTGGCCGCCGTCATTGAAGTCCACAACCTGAGCAAAAGTTTCCGCACCTACAAAAAAGAGCCGGGCCTGGCAGGCGCGCTCAAGGGCCTTTTCCGCCGCCGGTACGAAACCGTCCGCGCCGTCCAGGAAATCTCCTTCGCCATCCAGGAGGGCGAGCTGGTCGGCTTTGTCGGCCCCAACGGCGCCGGCAAAACCACCACCCTCAAAATGCTCGCCGGCCTCCTCTACCCCTCCGCCGGCTCCGCCCGCGTCCTCGGCTATGTCCCCTGGGACCGGCCCGATGGCTACCGCCGCCAGTTCGCCCTCCTCCTGGGACAAAAAAATCAATTGTGGTGGGACCTCCCCGCCCGCGAATCCTTCGAACTCAACCGCCACATCTACGGCCTTGACCGCGCCGACTTCGAGCGCACCGTCAGCGAGCTTGCCGCCCTCCTGGGCGTGGCCGACAAACTCGCCGTCATGGTGCGCGAACTCTCCCTCGGCGAACGCATGAAAATGGAGCTGATCGCCGCCCTCCTCCACCACCCGCGCGTCCTGCTCCTGGACGAGCCAACCCTCGGCCTCGATGTCGTCTCCCAAAAAACCGTCCGCGACTTCCTCCGCCACCACAACGCCACCACCCGCACCACCATCCTCCTCACCAGCCATTACATGGCCGACATCCAGGCCCTCTGCGAGCGCGTCATCATCATTGATCACGGCCGCCTCTTCTTCGACGGCCGCCTCGAGGAAGTCCTGGAACGCTACGCCTCCGACAAACTCATCACCATCGAACTGGGCCCCGGCGGCCCGCCCCCCGCCGCCCACCTCGCCCGCCACGGCGAACTGTTGGAACTGACCGCCGCCCGCGTCCGCCTGCGCGTCCCCCGCGACCAGGTCATCCCCGTTTGCAAGGCCCTCCTCGACGAGCTGCCCGTCAAGGACATTGACATCGAGGAACCCCCCATCGAAGAAATCGTCCGCCGCCTCTTCGCCCGCCAATAG
- the mqnC gene encoding dehypoxanthine futalosine cyclase: MVAPATATDSLKQKVWDGERISPAEAQALYHLPLPELGELAHRRRELAKAAAYDGRGNEIVTYIIDRNINYTNVCNVYCKFCAFYRTEKDADAYVISFAEMDRKVAETVALGGTQILLQGGHHPSLSLQWYLDLLSHIKSRFPQINIHGFSPSEFIHFETVFQKPVEELIPLFVQAGLGSIPGGGAEILVDRVRQRISPRKAMSHDWLRVMDVAHRCGLKTSATMMFGHVETLADRIEHLDRLRAQQDKTGGFTAFIGWTYQPENTVLKAPTVGAHEYLRTQALARIYLDNFPNVQSSWVTQGPDIGQVALHYGANDLGSIMIEENVVSQAGASFRMTEQDMRRLIEELGYEPRQRDNWYRLVK, from the coding sequence ATGGTTGCTCCGGCCACCGCCACCGACAGCCTCAAACAAAAAGTTTGGGACGGCGAACGCATCTCCCCCGCCGAAGCCCAGGCCCTCTACCACCTGCCCCTGCCCGAGCTGGGCGAGCTGGCCCACCGCCGGCGCGAGCTCGCCAAGGCCGCCGCCTATGACGGCCGCGGCAATGAAATCGTCACCTACATCATTGACCGCAACATCAATTACACCAACGTCTGCAACGTCTATTGCAAGTTCTGCGCCTTCTATCGCACCGAAAAGGACGCCGACGCCTACGTCATCTCCTTCGCGGAAATGGACCGCAAGGTCGCCGAAACCGTGGCCCTCGGCGGCACCCAAATCCTCCTCCAGGGCGGCCATCACCCCAGCCTGAGCCTCCAATGGTATCTCGACCTGCTCAGCCACATCAAAAGCCGCTTCCCCCAGATCAACATCCACGGCTTCAGCCCCAGCGAGTTCATCCACTTCGAAACCGTCTTCCAAAAACCGGTGGAGGAGCTTATCCCCCTCTTCGTCCAGGCCGGCCTCGGCAGCATCCCCGGCGGCGGCGCCGAAATCCTCGTGGACCGCGTCCGCCAGCGCATCTCCCCCCGCAAAGCCATGAGCCACGACTGGCTCCGCGTCATGGATGTCGCCCACCGCTGCGGCCTCAAAACCTCCGCCACCATGATGTTTGGCCACGTGGAAACCCTCGCCGACCGCATCGAGCACCTCGACCGCCTCCGCGCCCAACAGGACAAAACCGGCGGCTTCACCGCCTTTATCGGCTGGACCTACCAGCCCGAAAACACCGTCCTCAAAGCCCCCACCGTCGGGGCGCACGAGTACCTCCGCACCCAGGCCCTCGCCCGCATCTATCTGGATAATTTCCCCAACGTCCAAAGCTCCTGGGTCACCCAGGGACCCGACATCGGCCAGGTCGCCCTCCACTACGGCGCCAACGACCTCGGCAGCATCATGATCGAAGAAAATGTCGTCAGCCAGGCCGGCGCCTCCTTCCGCATGACCGAGCAGGACATGCGCCGCCTCATCGAGGAACTGGGCTACGAACCACGCCAGCGGGACAACTGGTACCGCCTGGTCAAGTAA
- a CDS encoding ribonuclease D: protein MIARETQLLELADKLRASPWVAMDTEADSLHAYPEKICLIQISYPGRDVLVDPLAGFSLQPLWEALHGRELIMHGCDYDLRLLRRTYHFLPGAVFDTMLAARLLGYQAFGLSDLVARHLGVRLEKGPQKANWALRPLPPHMEQYARNDSRHLKPLADILRAELVARGRLEWHREMCARLLEQSAHEPPADADTVWRVKGCGQLDRRGLAVLRAVWHWREHEATAANRPPFFILSTDGMISLAALASAGQPYEHLIPRRFSPARRERLRQAVDKALHLPPEKCPAPAPRRPTLRLTAHQRRLMNELQARRDALAARLQIDPTLIAPRATLVALATDGEAARRQLMTWQQKLLF from the coding sequence TTGATTGCGCGGGAAACACAGTTGTTGGAATTGGCGGACAAGCTGCGGGCCAGTCCCTGGGTGGCCATGGACACGGAAGCCGACAGCCTGCATGCCTACCCCGAAAAAATCTGCCTCATTCAAATCAGTTACCCCGGGCGCGATGTGCTGGTGGACCCCCTGGCCGGGTTTTCCCTCCAACCCCTCTGGGAGGCCCTCCATGGCCGCGAATTGATCATGCACGGCTGCGATTACGACCTCCGCCTCCTCCGCCGCACCTACCACTTCCTCCCCGGCGCCGTCTTCGACACCATGCTCGCCGCCCGGCTCCTCGGCTATCAGGCCTTTGGCCTCAGCGACCTCGTGGCCCGCCACCTCGGCGTGCGCCTCGAAAAAGGCCCCCAAAAAGCCAACTGGGCCCTCCGCCCCCTGCCCCCCCACATGGAGCAGTACGCCCGCAATGACTCGCGCCATCTCAAACCCCTGGCCGACATCCTCCGCGCCGAACTCGTGGCCCGCGGCCGGCTCGAGTGGCACCGCGAAATGTGCGCCCGCCTCCTCGAACAAAGCGCCCACGAGCCGCCCGCCGACGCCGACACCGTCTGGCGCGTCAAAGGCTGCGGCCAACTCGACCGCCGCGGCCTGGCCGTCCTCCGCGCCGTCTGGCACTGGCGCGAGCACGAAGCCACCGCCGCCAACCGACCCCCCTTCTTCATCCTCTCCACCGACGGCATGATCTCCCTGGCCGCGCTGGCCTCCGCCGGCCAGCCCTACGAACACCTCATCCCCCGCCGCTTCAGCCCCGCCCGGCGTGAACGCCTCCGGCAGGCCGTGGACAAGGCCCTCCACCTGCCCCCCGAAAAATGCCCCGCCCCCGCCCCGCGCCGGCCCACCCTGCGCCTGACCGCCCACCAGCGGCGGCTCATGAACGAACTTCAGGCCCGCCGCGACGCCCTGGCGGCCCGGCTCCAAATTGACCCCACCCTCATCGCGCCCCGCGCCACCCTCGTCGCCCTCGCCACCGATGGCGAGGCCGCCCGCCGCCAACTGATGACCTGGCAGCAAAAACTCCTGTTCTGA